From one Bacteroidota bacterium genomic stretch:
- a CDS encoding T9SS type A sorting domain-containing protein, whose protein sequence is MRKLVVILLMAFSPVLATAQGFYDHVWLTGNNPFAGFPNGRIVFDSLSYVHAPEMRKMSFKGTEATICDAQGNFLMSSNGIWIANASNDTMMNGSGLNPGPGASSWPFGLPMSYNAVFLPHPEDTNKYMLIHHSQEQYGAGYPAFQLYKSTIDIQLDNGLGGVTNKNEIILEDTLNWGVGCVKHANGRDWWVVMVEQASSKIYKLLITPYGVTTSAQTLPNAHYSWFNGSQISFNSNGDRFAYTANDSVNNNSFMVTANFDRCTGLITNDTSIQLTSGSYLWGTAFSASGKNLYACSSSMVFQINTDSLSIDTVANYDGYISPGPTCCATSFWNMYLAANGKIYITSGSSVQHLHEMNYPDSAGFACDVQQHAIDLGSYLHLRAVPNHPNYNLGPVVGSVCDSLSVGIAERSHDFRMGLSPNPTQNGFVKLVYLLPQNQPGELSINSITGQLMYRQNLPPWSSLQHLDVSYLPGGLYTFVLISGGYRTATKLVVMGGEE, encoded by the coding sequence ATGAGAAAGCTGGTGGTTATATTGCTGATGGCTTTTTCTCCGGTTCTTGCAACTGCGCAGGGATTTTATGACCATGTTTGGCTCACAGGTAATAATCCTTTTGCGGGTTTTCCTAATGGAAGGATTGTATTTGATTCATTAAGTTATGTTCATGCTCCTGAGATGCGAAAGATGTCTTTTAAGGGAACTGAGGCAACTATCTGTGATGCACAAGGAAATTTTTTAATGAGTAGTAATGGTATCTGGATCGCCAATGCTAGTAACGATACCATGATGAATGGAAGTGGATTGAATCCTGGTCCCGGAGCATCATCATGGCCATTTGGGTTACCAATGTCATATAATGCGGTTTTTTTACCTCACCCTGAAGATACCAATAAATATATGCTAATTCATCACTCTCAAGAGCAATACGGAGCAGGTTATCCGGCATTCCAGTTGTATAAATCAACTATTGATATTCAATTGGATAATGGCTTAGGTGGCGTTACTAATAAAAATGAAATTATTCTGGAAGATACTTTGAATTGGGGTGTTGGCTGTGTAAAACATGCAAATGGACGTGACTGGTGGGTTGTAATGGTAGAGCAAGCGTCATCAAAAATATATAAACTATTGATCACTCCTTATGGGGTCACAACTTCAGCTCAAACATTACCCAATGCACATTATTCATGGTTTAATGGTTCACAAATTTCTTTTAACTCTAATGGAGATCGTTTTGCATACACTGCCAATGATTCAGTTAACAATAACAGCTTTATGGTAACGGCTAACTTTGACAGGTGTACAGGATTAATTACTAATGACACTTCTATTCAACTCACCAGTGGCAGTTATTTATGGGGTACTGCCTTTAGTGCATCTGGAAAAAATCTGTATGCCTGTTCCAGTTCAATGGTCTTTCAAATAAACACCGACAGCCTTTCAATAGACACAGTTGCCAACTACGACGGATACATCTCCCCTGGACCAACTTGTTGTGCTACTTCCTTTTGGAACATGTATTTGGCCGCTAATGGAAAAATATATATCACAAGCGGTAGCTCAGTACAGCATCTTCATGAAATGAACTACCCGGATAGTGCAGGCTTCGCTTGCGATGTACAGCAACATGCGATTGATTTGGGAAGCTACCTTCATTTACGCGCAGTCCCCAACCACCCCAATTACAACCTTGGTCCGGTGGTGGGTAGTGTTTGTGATAGCCTGAGTGTAGGAATTGCAGAACGGTCCCATGATTTCCGTATGGGCCTTTCACCAAATCCCACTCAAAATGGTTTTGTGAAATTGGTTTATCTGTTACCACAAAATCAACCCGGTGAGTTAAGCATTAATTCCATTACCGGGCAACTTATGTATCGTCAAAATTTACCACCATGGTCAAGCTTGCAGCATTTGGATGTGTCGTACTTGCCGGGAGGATTGTATACCTTTGTACTTATAAGTGGTGGATATAGGACAGCAACAAAGTTGGTAGTGATGGGTGGGGAAGAGTAA
- a CDS encoding DNA ligase-associated DEXH box helicase encodes MPLIELAKKGLYCALADVYIDPWQAVPNALITHAHSDHARGGNGLYMAHEHSVPILAARLGKINAQGYAYGKTFSCNGVKISFHPAGHVPGSALEVFNEINAWWAGNAADGVVSVMMAYSLGKAQRILQHLDQQIGPVIVHPVIEEMNEIIRGFSPSLPQTLPFKNNIPPAQLRNAMLIVSAASSGEWLEKFKPYSMAFASGWTNLRGKSKWGSADRGFTLSDHADWNGLNKAVKATGAQKVYVTHGYTSAYVRWLREQGIDADELKTLYEGDSVELKMPHS; translated from the coding sequence ATGCCATTAATAGAACTTGCTAAAAAAGGTTTGTATTGTGCGCTTGCTGATGTTTATATCGATCCCTGGCAGGCTGTTCCCAATGCACTCATTACCCATGCGCATTCAGATCATGCCCGCGGTGGCAACGGACTTTATATGGCCCATGAACATTCGGTGCCCATTCTCGCAGCACGCCTCGGAAAAATTAATGCTCAGGGCTATGCGTATGGAAAAACATTTAGTTGCAATGGTGTAAAAATTTCTTTCCATCCCGCCGGACATGTGCCCGGTTCCGCTCTTGAAGTTTTTAATGAAATCAATGCCTGGTGGGCAGGGAATGCAGCGGATGGAGTGGTGTCGGTGATGATGGCCTATAGTTTGGGAAAGGCGCAACGCATTTTGCAACACCTCGATCAGCAGATCGGTCCTGTCATTGTTCATCCGGTGATAGAGGAGATGAATGAAATCATTCGCGGATTTTCTCCTTCGCTTCCACAAACATTACCTTTTAAAAATAATATCCCTCCTGCGCAGTTAAGAAATGCGATGCTCATTGTTTCGGCTGCTTCTTCCGGTGAATGGTTGGAAAAATTCAAACCGTACTCCATGGCTTTTGCTTCCGGCTGGACAAATTTGCGTGGCAAGAGTAAATGGGGTTCGGCAGATCGTGGGTTTACATTGAGTGATCATGCCGACTGGAATGGACTCAACAAAGCGGTAAAAGCTACAGGTGCCCAAAAGGTGTACGTTACGCATGGTTATACTTCGGCCTATGTGCGCTGGTTGCGGGAGCAAGGAATAGATGCAGATGAATTGAAAACATTGTATGAAGGAGATAGTGTTGAACTAAAAATGCCGCATTCATGA
- a CDS encoding TonB-dependent receptor produces the protein MKKFTFISVLFICLATQFSFAQFRITGIVKDEKSIPVSGVVITLETTQLQVISDIDGMFIINKLRPGNYTLSLRAMGYESKIEQVEISGDKEITVMLTGKPLLTDEVTVSTTRTGNNAGMAVSLYSKEEIEKLNTGQDLPYLLQMLPAVVATSDAGNGIGYTGIRIRGSDASRVNVTINGIPVNDAESQLVYWVNMPDFSSSAENIEVTRGAGVSTNGAGAFGGTINIQTAHVSDSAYLQTSHAGGTFNTFKNNLSFGTGLLRNNLSLEGRLSSIKSDGFIDRGSSDLQSLYLSTAWKNANTIVRFNLFTGKEVTYQSWYGVPESRIKGDESAMQEYIIRNGLNEEESENLLNSGRTYNYYTYDDQTDNYRQDHYQLLFSHSFKSNWLLNIALHATKGSGYYEEFKSNQSLADYAIADVVLNDTIITSTDLIRRRWLDNIFYGTTWTLKGNIIDNFTLTFGGGVNRYDGDHFGEVIWAEYAGNSDIRQRYYENNAVKDDLNAYLRGEWEISRQLHLFGDMQLRRVDYRFTGPNEDGLPAPQEAGLQFFNPKMGVTYRPQMNMTIYGSVSIANKEPNRNDYTESSALSRPKHESMIDYEAGLKYASKRFNSGINFYYMDYYDQLVLTGKVNDVGSYTRTNINRSYRAGMELELAVQLLKKMILQGNVTLSDNRIKNYVEYTDSYDVDFNYTGQQAEVFKNTSIAFSPEIISNIQLQYQPFRNTEASFILRHISKQYLDNTENEASILPAYTVGDIRFSYSPTFQFCKKIRFDLLLNNVFSTLYESNGYTFGYLYDNTRIRENFYYPQADFNFMGQVTLRF, from the coding sequence ATGAAAAAATTTACCTTTATTTCGGTGCTCTTTATCTGTCTGGCAACACAATTCTCCTTTGCACAATTCCGAATAACAGGCATTGTGAAAGATGAGAAGAGTATACCGGTTTCCGGAGTAGTGATTACATTAGAAACAACTCAGCTACAAGTCATTTCAGATATCGACGGGATGTTCATCATTAACAAGTTGCGTCCGGGAAACTATACACTCTCGCTGCGCGCTATGGGATATGAATCCAAAATAGAACAAGTCGAGATCTCCGGTGATAAAGAAATTACCGTCATGCTCACCGGAAAACCGCTTTTGACCGATGAAGTCACTGTAAGTACCACGAGAACAGGGAATAATGCAGGAATGGCGGTGAGCTTGTACAGTAAAGAAGAAATTGAAAAATTGAATACAGGGCAGGATTTGCCCTATTTGTTGCAGATGTTACCCGCTGTAGTCGCCACATCCGATGCAGGAAACGGCATTGGTTATACCGGAATCCGGATCAGAGGGAGTGATGCAAGCCGGGTGAATGTTACTATTAACGGAATTCCTGTAAATGATGCGGAATCGCAATTGGTGTATTGGGTCAATATGCCGGATTTTTCCAGTTCAGCCGAAAATATTGAAGTGACCAGAGGAGCCGGAGTCAGTACCAACGGGGCCGGCGCCTTTGGTGGAACGATTAATATTCAAACGGCTCACGTAAGTGATTCAGCATATTTACAAACTAGTCATGCCGGCGGAACCTTTAACACTTTCAAAAACAATCTCTCGTTTGGTACAGGTTTATTGCGGAATAATTTATCACTGGAAGGGAGACTTTCTTCCATTAAGTCGGATGGATTTATTGACAGAGGAAGTTCCGACTTGCAATCACTTTATCTCAGCACGGCCTGGAAAAATGCGAACACTATCGTTCGCTTCAATCTGTTTACCGGAAAGGAAGTTACCTATCAAAGCTGGTATGGAGTCCCGGAAAGTAGAATTAAGGGAGATGAATCCGCCATGCAGGAGTATATTATCCGCAATGGTTTGAATGAAGAAGAAAGTGAAAACCTCCTCAACAGCGGAAGAACTTATAATTACTACACTTACGATGACCAAACCGATAACTACCGGCAGGATCATTACCAACTCTTGTTCAGCCATAGTTTTAAATCCAACTGGCTGCTGAATATTGCACTCCATGCTACAAAAGGGAGCGGGTATTATGAAGAATTTAAAAGTAATCAGTCACTTGCAGATTATGCTATCGCAGATGTGGTACTGAATGACACCATCATCACCTCCACAGACCTGATCCGCAGGCGATGGCTGGATAATATTTTTTACGGCACAACCTGGACCTTAAAAGGAAATATCATCGACAACTTTACGCTTACTTTCGGTGGAGGGGTGAACAGATACGACGGGGATCATTTCGGCGAGGTGATATGGGCGGAATATGCCGGAAATTCGGATATCCGTCAGCGTTATTATGAAAACAATGCGGTTAAAGATGATCTGAATGCTTATTTGAGAGGAGAATGGGAAATCTCCCGTCAACTGCATCTCTTCGGAGACATGCAGCTTCGAAGGGTGGATTATCGTTTTACAGGACCCAATGAAGATGGTCTTCCCGCACCGCAAGAAGCCGGTCTTCAGTTCTTCAATCCGAAAATGGGTGTTACCTATCGTCCACAGATGAACATGACGATATACGGATCAGTCAGTATTGCGAACAAGGAACCGAACAGAAACGACTATACCGAATCGAGTGCCCTTTCAAGACCGAAACATGAAAGCATGATCGACTATGAAGCAGGATTAAAATATGCTTCAAAACGATTTAATTCAGGAATCAATTTCTATTACATGGATTACTACGACCAACTGGTATTGACCGGAAAAGTAAATGATGTGGGCAGCTATACCCGTACCAATATCAACCGCAGCTACCGCGCCGGCATGGAACTGGAATTAGCGGTACAACTGTTAAAAAAAATGATCCTGCAGGGGAATGTCACTCTCAGTGATAACAGAATTAAAAATTACGTGGAATACACCGATAGTTATGATGTAGATTTCAACTATACCGGTCAGCAGGCAGAAGTATTTAAAAATACAAGCATTGCATTTTCTCCGGAAATCATTTCCAATATCCAATTGCAATATCAACCTTTCCGCAATACAGAAGCTTCCTTCATCCTACGTCACATTTCAAAACAATATCTTGACAATACCGAAAATGAAGCAAGCATTCTTCCTGCATATACCGTAGGTGATATTCGCTTCAGTTATTCGCCGACATTCCAATTCTGTAAAAAAATCAGATTTGATTTGCTGTTGAACAATGTCTTCAGCACGCTCTATGAATCGAATGGCTATACATTTGGTTATCTTTATGACAACACCCGCATCCGGGAAAATTTCTATTATCCGCAGGCCGATTTTAACTTTATGGGACAAGTGACGCTTCGTTTTTAA
- a CDS encoding T9SS type A sorting domain-containing protein, with translation MKPHFLPITEKLRVVLVLVLALLCNTASFAQINVNVPGGGAGPAPGAAFNYRPLGTFWGYDRGQIQLTAPELTAAGVPNGIIISRVAFFLTSFNSPTPNTPVRVLLKEVAGPAGLTPSTYAAASAPATLCFNGTVSSATFLPNTWVTIFLTSPFYFNGGGTHLEVIVETNFGGGGGEAFNGKIFTRSTTAGNYFQYWGADNTPPAGNGFVANTRPDVQLYYNVATPCAGVPGGVTAVPSAPSVCASTPYTVSLSGLYPPYNSGYTFQWLSSTVSAAGPFTPIVGATQAIYASPGQIATTWYQCQIRCNMGPIVTSTVAQVSMNLPTGCYCNSNATSSVDTDIGQVVFGAMTNPAAPGTTTNNPTSFNIYTNFTSTVPVQNYTQGLTYPITLRQITSGNFFFAAYFNVFIDYNQDGVFNPVTERVFSGGPTGPTSATPVTTFVTGNITIPFSSLTGVTRMRIVLREGGNNTNLPCGTYTWGETEDYNINIVPGVPCGLTNAGIATTSLPNVCPLQAFTLGINNTVTLGSGMTWQWQSGPAAGGPWTNIAGATTYPFSTTQAATTWYRCQITCGATTLFTTPVQVILNTATHCYCVPVHIPNCNNMWTSNVTFNTLNNSTGCTSNTTLAYNVYPAVGATTTTVTQNQTYNLSVTTSGIISAIISVWIDYNFNGVYEPTEWQQLAINNPPGSTATVPITIPGTSGTGLTGMRIRSRFVGNINTSTSACLTFGSGETEDYLITINPFTPPACAGTPGPFSTFTSATTACSGTQINLSLNPLAGTVFGGLTYQWQSGPSALGPWTNIVGATNKTYSFNITASEWFRCVVVCTNSGITTNASPVSITVQPATWLGFTDDWNDATNWCGRVPTLSDDSQISLIASGRPAASYYFPVVGIGDTMRSRNITIAATDSITVLTDTTVIMNIAQSINNNGRFAIVSTKSDSITFGTSATTSALIQAFRGGSTPDNIVQVIYTVSEMQAAGMLPNDIIDSIYLRFYTRGSTAAYQNFSISYMQLPGIQDQFVTNDPLLGVTTVYSNPALIIGTPTNGVYTAFSASSGVLKLPATNMRWDGVSNLLLQICYDMTAGTPGGNDFMYLSSTAPRKSCIWLGSTTIGTAGCALTSLSPGLLSNFGQVPSTLRPNIGFRFRRPQNFMNGLVGSDLNNNAGSKFWSSFANLTISGNMNNTSQVYADTSVITLNGLYNNNGSTDFSYTPLLSNRKTIMNFNGLDWNNNGLFTAGNSLVNFSGALLQNLGGSNVTTFHELKINKSAAAQTVTMLRNVVVDDTLSLTQGQLRMNLNSITLNNGAAVTTGGLLTPVGPITRTNGFIISENANALVNWNNIDATQGYRVVPFGSEAIAAPVYVPFSFQLKGGDIGDVSISTYKAPANLPLPPGVTHLNSTTAVVNNAAATVDRFWMLSKSGPNPLTDLVFRFTPAERVVGMNTIIPASRGSAQPWRQQLLNGAWIRLTTPYTSLTYLQNYGQAPGPSDSVRVINWDWPNLPPQAAQAFPPLFATPGGPIGNSHPWAISINNNPLPVDLLHFDAEAIESDVRIYWSTASEENSDFFTVERTLNFEDHTVIATVPSAGNSSNLLNYETFDKDPADGINYYRLLQTDRDGSVNVISDYIPVRFGKSLKFEILNLLHDPYSILVYNYDSREALQMLIFDMTGRLLQDRGNITSQSGLNMLELDLSGLSSGIYTIQLRNSVAAQSYRFMKP, from the coding sequence ATGAAACCTCATTTTCTACCGATCACCGAAAAACTAAGAGTCGTCTTGGTTTTAGTGCTTGCACTACTATGCAACACTGCCTCTTTCGCGCAGATCAATGTTAACGTGCCGGGAGGGGGAGCCGGACCAGCACCCGGAGCGGCATTTAATTATCGCCCCTTAGGAACATTTTGGGGATATGACAGGGGGCAGATTCAACTTACAGCCCCCGAACTCACGGCCGCCGGAGTGCCAAATGGTATAATTATTTCGAGAGTTGCTTTTTTCTTAACCAGTTTCAATAGTCCTACACCAAATACCCCGGTAAGAGTATTGTTGAAAGAAGTTGCCGGTCCTGCAGGGTTAACGCCTTCCACCTACGCTGCTGCTTCTGCTCCCGCAACTTTGTGTTTCAATGGCACTGTCAGTTCTGCTACTTTTTTACCGAATACCTGGGTGACCATTTTTCTTACCAGTCCCTTTTATTTCAATGGAGGAGGGACTCATCTTGAAGTTATTGTTGAAACTAATTTTGGGGGAGGTGGTGGAGAAGCTTTTAATGGCAAAATTTTCACGCGATCAACAACAGCCGGAAATTATTTTCAGTACTGGGGAGCAGACAATACTCCGCCTGCCGGAAACGGATTTGTTGCGAATACCAGACCCGATGTGCAGTTGTATTACAATGTTGCTACACCATGTGCCGGCGTCCCCGGTGGCGTCACTGCTGTTCCTTCTGCTCCTTCCGTTTGTGCGAGTACACCCTACACGGTAAGTCTTAGCGGACTTTATCCTCCTTACAATAGCGGTTATACTTTTCAATGGTTGTCTTCTACAGTCAGTGCAGCCGGACCATTTACTCCAATTGTTGGTGCCACTCAGGCTATTTATGCCAGTCCGGGACAGATTGCTACCACGTGGTATCAATGCCAGATTCGATGCAATATGGGACCCATTGTGACCTCTACGGTCGCACAAGTGAGTATGAATTTACCAACCGGTTGTTACTGTAATTCAAATGCGACCTCCAGCGTTGACACCGATATTGGTCAGGTGGTTTTTGGTGCGATGACCAACCCCGCTGCCCCGGGAACGACTACGAATAACCCAACATCTTTCAACATCTACACCAATTTTACATCTACCGTTCCTGTTCAGAATTATACTCAGGGTTTAACTTATCCTATAACCTTGCGACAGATTACATCCGGCAATTTTTTCTTCGCTGCTTATTTTAATGTGTTTATCGATTACAATCAGGATGGGGTATTTAATCCGGTTACGGAAAGAGTGTTCAGTGGCGGACCAACAGGCCCTACCAGTGCAACTCCTGTTACCACCTTTGTTACCGGTAATATTACCATTCCTTTTTCGTCATTGACAGGAGTGACAAGGATGCGCATTGTGCTTCGCGAGGGAGGAAATAACACCAACCTGCCTTGTGGTACTTATACCTGGGGAGAGACAGAAGATTATAATATTAACATTGTTCCCGGTGTTCCCTGCGGCCTAACTAACGCGGGTATTGCGACTACCTCTTTGCCCAATGTTTGTCCTTTGCAAGCATTTACATTAGGAATTAACAATACAGTAACCTTAGGTTCAGGAATGACATGGCAATGGCAGAGCGGACCTGCTGCTGGTGGTCCATGGACAAATATTGCCGGAGCAACTACCTATCCTTTTTCCACCACACAAGCAGCAACTACCTGGTACCGATGTCAAATTACCTGCGGAGCAACTACTTTATTCACCACTCCGGTTCAGGTAATTCTTAATACTGCTACGCACTGCTATTGTGTGCCCGTCCATATTCCCAATTGCAATAATATGTGGACCTCGAATGTGACTTTTAATACTTTGAACAATTCGACCGGATGTACAAGTAATACGACTTTAGCGTATAATGTTTATCCTGCTGTGGGGGCTACAACAACTACCGTGACACAAAATCAAACATACAATCTTAGTGTGACGACGAGTGGAATTATAAGTGCTATCATTTCAGTGTGGATAGATTATAATTTTAATGGTGTGTATGAACCAACGGAATGGCAACAGCTGGCGATAAACAATCCGCCGGGAAGTACAGCTACCGTTCCCATAACTATTCCCGGTACCTCTGGAACGGGTCTAACGGGTATGCGTATACGATCACGCTTTGTGGGTAATATCAATACTTCAACAAGTGCCTGTCTTACTTTTGGTTCCGGAGAGACGGAAGATTATCTGATTACAATCAATCCCTTCACTCCTCCTGCTTGTGCGGGAACACCGGGGCCATTCAGTACGTTTACTTCTGCCACTACAGCCTGTTCGGGAACTCAGATCAATTTGTCATTGAATCCGCTCGCAGGAACGGTATTTGGCGGATTAACTTATCAATGGCAAAGCGGACCATCTGCGCTGGGTCCATGGACAAATATTGTTGGCGCCACAAATAAGACTTATTCCTTTAATATTACTGCGAGCGAATGGTTCAGATGCGTAGTGGTTTGTACTAACAGTGGAATAACCACAAATGCTTCTCCGGTCTCCATCACCGTCCAGCCCGCTACCTGGTTAGGTTTTACCGACGATTGGAATGACGCAACCAACTGGTGTGGACGTGTACCAACTTTGTCAGATGATTCACAAATTTCATTGATTGCATCCGGGCGTCCGGCTGCCTCGTATTACTTCCCCGTGGTAGGTATTGGAGATACGATGCGTTCCAGAAATATTACCATTGCAGCTACTGATTCCATCACGGTGCTCACGGATACAACAGTAATCATGAACATTGCGCAAAGCATTAACAATAACGGGAGATTTGCCATTGTTTCCACGAAATCAGATTCTATTACATTCGGTACTTCAGCAACCACTTCAGCACTTATTCAGGCTTTTAGAGGAGGATCAACACCTGATAATATTGTGCAGGTAATTTATACCGTTTCTGAAATGCAGGCAGCAGGAATGTTACCCAATGATATCATCGATTCCATCTATCTTCGGTTTTATACCAGAGGAAGTACGGCGGCGTATCAGAACTTCAGCATTTCCTATATGCAACTCCCCGGAATTCAGGATCAATTTGTCACCAATGATCCTTTATTGGGAGTGACGACCGTGTATTCTAATCCCGCATTGATTATTGGAACTCCTACCAATGGAGTTTATACCGCCTTCTCTGCCAGTTCAGGAGTATTAAAACTTCCTGCCACCAATATGCGTTGGGACGGAGTGAGCAATTTGCTCCTGCAAATCTGTTATGACATGACAGCAGGTACGCCCGGAGGAAATGATTTCATGTATTTGTCCAGTACTGCACCCCGAAAATCATGTATCTGGTTAGGGTCAACAACTATCGGTACCGCTGGGTGTGCACTTACCTCACTCTCTCCCGGTTTGTTATCGAATTTCGGTCAGGTGCCATCCACCTTGCGACCCAATATCGGTTTCAGATTCCGCAGACCACAGAATTTTATGAATGGACTTGTAGGCAGCGATTTGAACAATAATGCCGGAAGTAAATTCTGGTCCAGCTTTGCTAACCTGACTATATCCGGAAATATGAACAATACTTCACAGGTATATGCGGATACATCGGTTATTACGCTGAACGGTCTTTACAACAATAACGGATCGACCGACTTTAGTTATACTCCGTTATTGTCAAATCGCAAGACCATTATGAATTTCAATGGACTCGATTGGAACAACAATGGCCTGTTTACGGCAGGCAATAGTCTGGTGAATTTTTCAGGTGCCTTATTACAGAATCTTGGTGGCTCGAATGTCACTACTTTTCATGAGTTGAAAATAAATAAATCAGCCGCTGCACAAACAGTCACTATGTTGAGAAATGTGGTGGTGGATGATACATTATCACTGACGCAGGGTCAATTAAGGATGAATCTGAATTCCATCACGCTCAATAATGGTGCGGCAGTTACAACAGGCGGTTTGCTAACACCTGTTGGACCGATCACGCGAACAAATGGTTTTATCATCAGTGAAAATGCGAATGCATTGGTGAACTGGAACAATATTGACGCTACGCAAGGTTACCGGGTAGTGCCCTTCGGAAGCGAAGCTATTGCTGCTCCGGTATATGTGCCGTTTAGTTTCCAGTTAAAAGGTGGAGATATTGGAGATGTAAGTATTTCAACATATAAAGCACCCGCTAACCTGCCTCTTCCTCCCGGTGTGACGCATCTCAATTCAACTACCGCTGTCGTCAATAATGCCGCTGCCACTGTTGATCGTTTCTGGATGTTATCGAAGTCAGGGCCCAATCCACTTACCGATCTGGTGTTCCGGTTTACTCCTGCAGAGCGAGTGGTGGGTATGAATACAATTATTCCTGCCAGCAGAGGCTCCGCTCAACCCTGGAGACAGCAATTGCTGAATGGAGCGTGGATTCGCTTAACAACCCCTTATACTTCACTCACCTATTTGCAAAATTATGGGCAAGCCCCGGGTCCATCTGATTCTGTTCGTGTGATTAACTGGGATTGGCCCAACCTTCCTCCTCAGGCAGCGCAAGCATTCCCTCCATTGTTTGCTACACCCGGCGGACCAATAGGCAATTCACATCCCTGGGCGATCAGCATTAATAATAATCCACTGCCGGTAGATTTGCTTCACTTTGATGCGGAAGCAATTGAATCAGATGTGAGAATTTATTGGAGCACAGCCTCGGAAGAAAATAGTGATTTCTTTACAGTTGAGCGTACCTTGAATTTTGAAGATCATACGGTCATCGCTACTGTGCCTTCTGCGGGAAATAGTTCTAATCTGCTGAACTATGAAACTTTTGACAAAGATCCTGCAGATGGAATCAACTATTACCGCTTATTACAAACGGACAGAGATGGCTCTGTGAATGTCATTTCTGACTATATCCCCGTTCGTTTTGGAAAGTCGTTGAAGTTTGAAATCCTCAATTTGCTTCATGATCCTTATTCAATTTTGGTATATAATTATGATTCAAGAGAAGCGCTGCAGATGTTGATTTTTGATATGACTGGAAGGCTATTGCAAGATCGAGGAAATATTACATCTCAAAGTGGCTTAAATATGCTTGAACTGGATCTCTCCGGATTGTCTTCCGGTATATATACCATTCAACTAAGAAATTCTGTCGCGGCACAAAGCTATCGATTTATGAAACCTTAA